In the Paracholeplasma morum genome, CATTAAGTCAACGTCAAAAGAACAGGCTAAAAGAGAAGCCGTTGGATAGCAAGTTGCAAAAAAACTCTCAGCAATGCCCATCGGATCTTCGGTTTTTGGTTTTCTTAATCCATGAGGACCATCGGTCATCATAAACTTAGGCAGACCAAGTTTATCGTAATGTTTAAGATGCCACATACCATCTCCAGATAGTAAAGCAATCTTTTCATTTATTGTTAATTTTGTTAATAGTTCATCTATGTCCATAATATCCCTCTAGTTTGTATCAATGATTCTTAATAACTCTTTAATAAAAACGTTTCTGAAATGTTCATCCTTAAATGTCTCGATTGAATTGTCCCCATCAGACTTCAATATCGATATGAATAAAGGCATGCAGAATGAAGAGAACAAGATCATGTATCTTGCGAAAATGGTCGTATTATCGGCTGAGTCACTATATACTTTGATTTCTTTAAAGATCATTCTTGTAAACTCATTATCGGTAAAAAAAGTAGTGATGAATAGGTTTGCAGATTTTTGCTGTCCGTCTTGGTTGATGAATAAATAGTAAAGCATACCCATATTCTCAAGAGCAAAATTATAGGTGAATTTAATCATTTCCTCGATTAAAACATTCTTTTCTTCGTGTTTATGTTCTTGAAGAACCATCAAAATATTTGCTTTAAGTTCTTCAATGACTTTTTCAACCACTAAATAGATCAATGCATCCTTTGAACCAAAATGGTAATTCACAGATGCGATGTTGATAAAACACCTTTCAGCAATGTCTTTAATCGTCACATTTTTACGTTCTAAAAGTAAGGCTTTTGTTTCCTGAATGATAAAATCCTTGATTTCTTTGTTTCTCATAGTGCCTCCTTAAACTCAATTTGAAAATAGGTTTTAAATGCCATTTCATATCTTATTTATATCATAAATACACTATAATTTAAATAGGCATTTAAAATAAACATTTATAGTTTTTGAAAGGGGAAAGATTATGAGCTATTTTTTAACAAAAAAGGGTAGAGTGATCACTTTAGTTGTAACATCATTGTTGGTTTTGGCAAGCATAATCATGAGTTTCTTTGTCAAGTCTAATTATGATATGACAAAATATTTAAGCCAAGATTCGAACACATATAAAGGAATCGAGGTGCTCGAAGAGTCCTTTGGAAAACAAACACAGTTAGAGGTCGTTGTTAAAGGTGAACTAAGGGATGCCATAACAGTGAAACAAGCCATTATATCGATGGATTACGTCGATAATGTTATCTTTTTAGATGATTATGTGGACTTATCCGTGACGCCAATCGAGTTCATTCCTAGTGCTCTTAAAGATCCATTTATTAACGGAGACTACTATAAGATTACGGTTGCTTTAGGGTTAGATGGGTACGATGAAAGACTCGATGAAACCATTAAAGAAATTGAAGACTTAGCAACTCACATTAGAGGTGAAGCGGTTGATAATAAATATGCCAGAGATATTGCCAATAAGCAGCTATTGCTCATCATGGTATTGATTATTCCAGTATGCATTATCTTGCTTATTTTGTTTACACATTCATATATTGAAGCACTCATAGTATTAGTATCACTAGGGGTTGCTATCATCCTTAATATGGGCACAAATCTCTTGTTAGGAGAAATATCCTTTATTACCATGACCATGGCAATGGCTTTACAGTTAGCAATGTCTTTTGACTATTCGTTATTCTTCCTACACAGATTACATGATAACGACTCATTGCCTAAGGGGGATGCCATTAAACACGCATTGAAATCCTCTTTTAAGTCAATTACCGCATCCAGTTTTACAACCATATTTGGATTTGTTGCATTAATGTTTATGCAGTATAAGATTGGATTAGACATTGGGATTGTTCTTGCAAAAGGGATCATATTCTCTTATTTATCCATGATATTCTTAATGCCAACGATGGTCTATTTACTATACCCACTCATTGGTAAAACCAAACATAAAGTCTTTATGCCTAAGTTTACAAAACTCTCGAATAAGATTGTAAGTTTGAAAACTCTATTTGGAATTCTTTTCATCCTATTTGTCGGTTTCGGTTTATTCCTTCAAACCAAGACTACATTCACTTATCAAACACATTCATCCAGCGCAGGATCAAAAGTATACGATGATAATGAAGCAATCACAGACAAGTTTGGAGCTAACAATACTTATGTCATCTTATTTAAAGAACAATCGGTTATAGATGAAGTCAATTTAGTGGGAGAACTTTCATTGATCCCTGAAGTAACTTCGGTTCAATCCTTAGTTACAACCGTTGACCCAAGTATCCCAAGATCGTTAATCCCTGATACCATCAAATTAGGATTCTTAAGTAATGGTTATGGTAGAATCATCCTAAACATTAACATCAACAAAGAATCTAAAGCTTATTATGAACTGGATCAAACCATCCGCGATACAGTTGAAGAGACATTTAATGAAGCTTATTACATTGGAATCATGCCATCAACAGGGGATATCAGGCAAATGGTATTAGAAGATAACTTACTTATCTTAATTCTATCCTTAGTATTGGTTGGTTTAGTGGTTGGTATCGTATTTAAATCCTTGATATTACCATTGTTGTTATTGTTAGTGATAGAATCCAGTATTTGGATGAATATCGGATTAAGTACTTTAACTGGTGATAATGTATTATTTATCGGTTACCTAGTAGTAATGTCCATTCAGCTTGGGGCAACCATCGACTATGCCGTATTAGTAAGTTCTAGATACATTGAAGAACGTAAATCTTTGTCCAAGAAAGAGGCGCTTCATATTGCGATATCTAAATCTTTACCAACATTAATTCTATCCGCCTTAATCCTATCAGTTGCTGGTTTAATTGAATTTATTGTGTCGGATATGGATGCAATTAAAACCATTGGATTGTTGTTAAGTAGAGGTACCGTATTTGCATTTATTGTGACCACTCTCTTCTTACCAAGTTACTTATATTTATTGGATAAATGGATTATCAAAAAGCACAGTCAATCTTAATTCGCCTAACTTTAGATTATAGACTAGATTAAATAAAAAAACACTTTCGCCCAAATTGGGATTGAAAGTGTTTTTGATTCTAAAGCATAATTTATAGTTTACTTGCTTTTGCTTTTTGTATATTTTCGATAAGTTCTTTTTCTGCTTTACCAAAGTCGGTTTGACGTTTCTTGTTTTCCTCAAGACGTTCTTTACGAACTGATAACAAATGTTCAAAAGCACTAACTTCTGAAGAACCAATTTGCGCTTCTTGTGAAATCACTTTACAGACGTTTTCACTAAATTCTACAACGCCATTCAAAATGACAACAAACATGTTTTCACCGTTCTTGACCATTTTCACATACCCTTTATCAATGGTTGAAATAATTGGTAAGTGATTTTTCTTTATGGCATACTGTCCTGTTGTATTAGAAGATACCACAACATAATCAACCTGTTCATCATAGAGTTTTCCTTGAGGTGTAACTACAATTAATTGCATATCATCACCTATAGTCTTTTAGCTTTTTCGATTGCGTCTTCGATATTACCAACCAAACGGAATGCTTCTTCTGGTAAATCATCGTGTTTACCTTCAAGTATCTCTTTGAATCCTCTTACAGTATCAGCCACTTTAATATATCTACCAGGTTGTCCGGTGAACTGTTCTGCTACATGTAAGTTTTGGCTTAAGAACAATCTAATACGGCGAGCTCTATGAACGATGAGTTTGTCATCTTCGGATAGTTCATCCATACCTAAGATTGCAATAATATCTAGTAGTTCATTATACCTTTGAATGGTCTTTTGAACATCACGAGCTACTTTATAATGTTCTTCACCAACAATTTCCACCGATAGTGCTCTTGAAGTGGATGCTAATGGATCCACAGCAGGGTAAATGCCCTCTTCCGCAATCTTTCTTGAAAGGTTGGTAGTTGCATCTAAGTGTGTAAATGTTGTTGCTGGTGCAGGGTCAGTATAGTCATCTGCAGGGACATAAACCGCTTGAATGGATGTAATGGATCCTTCTTTGGTTGATGTAATACGCTCTTGAAGTTTACCCATTTCGGTTGCTAATGTCGGTTGGTATCCAACGGCACTAGGCATACGTCCTAAAAGGGCACTTACTTCAGAACCAGCTTGTGTAAATCTGAAAATATTATCTATGAATAAAAGTACATCTTGGTGCTCTTGATCTCTAAAGTACTCAGCCATGGTTAATCCTGTTAACCCAACGCGCATACGTGCTCCAGGTGGCTCGTTCATTTGCCCAAAAACCATCGCTGTATTGTTTATTACGCCACTTTCTGTCATTTCAGAATACAAGTCGTTACCTTCTCTAGTACGCTCTCCAACACCAGCAAATACAGAGATACCTCCGTGTTCATGTGCAATATTATGAATCAATTCTTGAATAAGAACTGTTTTGCCAACACCTGCTCCACCGAAAAGTCCAATCTTACCACCCTTAATATAGGGTGCTAAAAGATCAACAACTTTGATTCCTGTTTCAAGTATTTCAACTTGACTGGATAATTCATCTAGGTTTGGTGCTGG is a window encoding:
- a CDS encoding efflux RND transporter permease subunit, with the protein product MSYFLTKKGRVITLVVTSLLVLASIIMSFFVKSNYDMTKYLSQDSNTYKGIEVLEESFGKQTQLEVVVKGELRDAITVKQAIISMDYVDNVIFLDDYVDLSVTPIEFIPSALKDPFINGDYYKITVALGLDGYDERLDETIKEIEDLATHIRGEAVDNKYARDIANKQLLLIMVLIIPVCIILLILFTHSYIEALIVLVSLGVAIILNMGTNLLLGEISFITMTMAMALQLAMSFDYSLFFLHRLHDNDSLPKGDAIKHALKSSFKSITASSFTTIFGFVALMFMQYKIGLDIGIVLAKGIIFSYLSMIFLMPTMVYLLYPLIGKTKHKVFMPKFTKLSNKIVSLKTLFGILFILFVGFGLFLQTKTTFTYQTHSSSAGSKVYDDNEAITDKFGANNTYVILFKEQSVIDEVNLVGELSLIPEVTSVQSLVTTVDPSIPRSLIPDTIKLGFLSNGYGRIILNININKESKAYYELDQTIRDTVEETFNEAYYIGIMPSTGDIRQMVLEDNLLILILSLVLVGLVVGIVFKSLILPLLLLLVIESSIWMNIGLSTLTGDNVLFIGYLVVMSIQLGATIDYAVLVSSRYIEERKSLSKKEALHIAISKSLPTLILSALILSVAGLIEFIVSDMDAIKTIGLLLSRGTVFAFIVTTLFLPSYLYLLDKWIIKKHSQS
- a CDS encoding TetR/AcrR family transcriptional regulator gives rise to the protein MRNKEIKDFIIQETKALLLERKNVTIKDIAERCFINIASVNYHFGSKDALIYLVVEKVIEELKANILMVLQEHKHEEKNVLIEEMIKFTYNFALENMGMLYYLFINQDGQQKSANLFITTFFTDNEFTRMIFKEIKVYSDSADNTTIFARYMILFSSFCMPLFISILKSDGDNSIETFKDEHFRNVFIKELLRIIDTN
- the atpD gene encoding F0F1 ATP synthase subunit beta; its protein translation is MNKGRVVQVMGPVIDVEFDSNLPEINHALLIDEKNNAGLQVKLTLEVSLHLGNGIVRTIAMDSTDGVSRGMLVTNTGKPISVPVGRETLGRIFNVLGEAIDQKDPLGSAVKRMPIHRPAPNLDELSSQVEILETGIKVVDLLAPYIKGGKIGLFGGAGVGKTVLIQELIHNIAHEHGGISVFAGVGERTREGNDLYSEMTESGVINNTAMVFGQMNEPPGARMRVGLTGLTMAEYFRDQEHQDVLLFIDNIFRFTQAGSEVSALLGRMPSAVGYQPTLATEMGKLQERITSTKEGSITSIQAVYVPADDYTDPAPATTFTHLDATTNLSRKIAEEGIYPAVDPLASTSRALSVEIVGEEHYKVARDVQKTIQRYNELLDIIAILGMDELSEDDKLIVHRARRIRLFLSQNLHVAEQFTGQPGRYIKVADTVRGFKEILEGKHDDLPEEAFRLVGNIEDAIEKAKRL
- a CDS encoding F0F1 ATP synthase subunit epsilon, encoding MQLIVVTPQGKLYDEQVDYVVVSSNTTGQYAIKKNHLPIISTIDKGYVKMVKNGENMFVVILNGVVEFSENVCKVISQEAQIGSSEVSAFEHLLSVRKERLEENKKRQTDFGKAEKELIENIQKAKASKL